The following are encoded in a window of Streptomyces sp. Go-475 genomic DNA:
- a CDS encoding DivIVA domain-containing protein, with the protein MVMFLFLVVALAVVVAAVTLAVVGGGENGPLPEAAPERLRDPLPPDRPVDRADVEALRFPLAARGYRMADVDDALSRLGAELAERDARIADLESALAGARAAATHSGEHHVSMDKPAPRREDRP; encoded by the coding sequence ATGGTTATGTTCCTGTTCCTGGTCGTCGCGCTCGCCGTCGTGGTCGCCGCGGTGACCCTCGCCGTGGTGGGCGGCGGCGAGAACGGCCCGCTGCCCGAGGCCGCCCCCGAGCGGCTGCGGGACCCGCTGCCGCCGGACCGCCCGGTCGACCGCGCGGACGTGGAGGCCCTGCGCTTCCCGCTCGCCGCCCGCGGCTACCGCATGGCGGACGTGGACGACGCCCTCAGCCGCCTGGGCGCCGAGCTCGCCGAACGCGACGCCCGCATCGCCGACCTGGAGTCGGCCCTGGCGGGCGCCCGGGCGGCGGCCACCCACTCCGGGGAGCACCACGTGTCCATGGACAAGCCCGCCCCGAGGCGGGAGGACCGGCCGTGA
- a CDS encoding DNA-3-methyladenine glycosylase I yields MSDGAALAGPDGALRCPWALSAPEYVAYHDEEWGRAVHGDDALFERLSLEAFQSGLSWITILRRRPGFRAAFADFKIASVAAFTDEDRERLLADAGIIRNRAKIDATLANARVLAEWSPGDLDALIWSHAPDPATRPVPKTLSDVPPVTPESTALSKALKKRGLRFVGPTTAYALMQACGLVDDHLETCVARSAP; encoded by the coding sequence GTGAGCGACGGCGCCGCCCTCGCCGGCCCGGACGGCGCACTGCGCTGCCCCTGGGCCCTGTCCGCCCCGGAGTACGTGGCGTACCACGACGAGGAGTGGGGCCGCGCGGTCCACGGCGACGACGCGCTGTTCGAGCGGCTCAGCCTGGAGGCCTTCCAGTCCGGCCTGTCCTGGATCACCATCCTGCGCCGCCGCCCCGGCTTCCGCGCCGCCTTCGCCGACTTCAAGATCGCGTCGGTGGCCGCCTTCACCGACGAGGACCGCGAGCGCCTCCTGGCCGACGCCGGCATCATCCGCAACCGCGCCAAGATCGACGCGACCCTCGCCAACGCGCGCGTGCTCGCCGAGTGGTCCCCGGGGGACCTGGACGCGCTGATCTGGTCCCACGCCCCCGACCCGGCGACCCGCCCGGTCCCCAAGACGCTCTCCGACGTCCCTCCCGTCACCCCGGAGTCGACGGCCTTGTCCAAGGCATTGAAGAAGCGGGGCCTCCGCTTCGTCGGCCCGACGACGGCGTACGCCCTGATGCAGGCGTGCGGCCTGGTCGACGACCACCTGGAAACCTGCGTGGCGAGAAGCGCCCCGTAA
- a CDS encoding enoyl-CoA hydratase-related protein, producing MADTVLYEVSDGLATITLNRPEAMNALNVETKVALREAVRSAADDAAVRAVLLTAAGDRAFCVGQDLKEHIGLLAADREAGSGQTMSTVREHYNPIVRALAGAAKPVVAAVNGVAAGAGFGFALAADYRIVADTAAFNTSFAGVALTADSGISWTLPRVVGPGRAADLLLFPRSIGAQEAYELGIANRVVPAGELRAEAGKVARALAEGPTVAYAALKESVAFGLTHSLEEALEKEDELQTRAGSSEDHAIAVQAFVNKEKPKYLGR from the coding sequence ATGGCCGACACCGTGCTCTACGAGGTGAGCGACGGACTCGCGACGATCACGCTGAACCGCCCGGAGGCGATGAACGCGCTGAACGTGGAGACCAAGGTCGCCCTGCGGGAGGCGGTCCGGTCGGCGGCGGACGACGCCGCCGTGCGGGCGGTGCTGCTCACCGCCGCCGGTGACCGGGCGTTCTGCGTCGGGCAGGACCTGAAGGAGCACATCGGGCTGCTGGCCGCGGACCGGGAGGCCGGCTCGGGGCAGACCATGAGCACGGTGCGGGAGCACTACAACCCGATCGTGCGGGCGCTGGCCGGGGCGGCGAAGCCGGTCGTCGCCGCGGTGAACGGGGTGGCGGCGGGGGCCGGCTTCGGCTTCGCGCTCGCCGCGGACTACCGGATCGTGGCGGACACGGCGGCGTTCAACACGTCCTTCGCGGGGGTCGCCCTGACCGCGGACTCGGGGATCTCCTGGACGCTGCCGCGGGTGGTCGGACCGGGCCGGGCCGCTGACCTGCTGCTCTTCCCCCGGAGTATCGGCGCGCAGGAGGCGTACGAGCTGGGGATCGCCAACCGGGTGGTGCCGGCCGGAGAGCTGCGGGCCGAGGCCGGGAAGGTGGCGCGGGCACTCGCCGAGGGGCCGACCGTGGCGTACGCGGCGCTGAAGGAGTCGGTGGCGTTCGGGTTGACGCACTCCTTGGAGGAGGCCCTGGAGAAGGAGGACGAGCTGCAGACGCGGGCCGGGTCCTCCGAGGATCACGCGATCGCCGTGCAGGCCTTCGTCAACAAGGAGAAGCCGAAGTATCTGGGCCGGTGA
- a CDS encoding DUF3117 domain-containing protein yields MAAMKPRTGDGPLEVTKEGRGIVMRVPLEGGGRLVVELTPDEADALGDALKKVVG; encoded by the coding sequence ATGGCGGCCATGAAGCCGCGAACGGGTGATGGCCCGCTCGAGGTGACCAAGGAGGGGCGGGGCATCGTCATGCGCGTTCCGCTCGAAGGCGGCGGTCGGCTCGTCGTCGAGCTGACCCCGGACGAGGCCGACGCCCTGGGCGACGCCCTCAAGAAGGTCGTCGGCTGA
- a CDS encoding O-methyltransferase: MCGFPGPTDTVTPRHSRGQERVITGNRQTSWAFADAYVAEDEALHWARDRAREAGLRSVSPGTGAALRLLAASVDAKAVAEIGTGCGVSGIHLLHGMRPDGVLTTVDPEPEHQQFARQAFRASGFASNRARFIPGRALDVLPRLADAGYDLVFCDGDRLEVMDYLAESLRLLRPGGLVVFEGAFANGRTVDSGPQPTEVLRLRELLRAVRESQELVPSLLPVGDGLLCAVKR; the protein is encoded by the coding sequence ATCTGCGGGTTCCCGGGCCCAACGGATACAGTCACGCCCAGGCATTCACGGGGACAGGAGAGGGTCATTACCGGCAACCGGCAGACGAGCTGGGCGTTCGCCGACGCCTATGTCGCCGAGGACGAAGCGCTGCACTGGGCCCGGGACCGGGCCCGCGAGGCAGGGCTGCGCTCGGTGTCGCCCGGCACGGGCGCCGCGCTGCGGTTGCTGGCCGCCTCCGTCGACGCGAAGGCCGTCGCGGAGATCGGGACCGGCTGCGGTGTCTCCGGGATCCACCTCCTGCACGGTATGCGGCCCGACGGTGTCCTGACGACCGTGGACCCGGAGCCGGAGCACCAGCAGTTCGCCCGCCAGGCCTTCCGCGCCTCGGGCTTCGCCAGCAACCGGGCCCGCTTCATCCCGGGCCGCGCCCTGGACGTGCTGCCCCGTCTGGCCGACGCCGGCTACGACCTCGTCTTCTGCGACGGTGACCGCCTCGAGGTGATGGACTACCTCGCCGAATCGTTGCGTCTGCTCCGCCCCGGCGGACTGGTCGTCTTCGAGGGCGCCTTCGCCAACGGCCGGACGGTGGACTCCGGCCCGCAGCCCACCGAGGTGCTGCGGCTGCGGGAACTGCTGCGCGCGGTGCGCGAGAGCCAGGAGCTGGTGCCGTCGCTGCTGCCGGTGGGCGACGGTCTGCTGTGCGCGGTGAAACGGTAG
- the sigE gene encoding RNA polymerase sigma factor SigE, which translates to MLRRFLGSAGRPTSVNDTAADHHAAGFAQTATFTTDADGQAWTPPTWEEIVSTHSGRVYRLAYRLTGNQHDAEDLTQEVFVRVFRSLSTYTPGTFEGWLHRITTNLFLDMVRRKQRIRFDALGEDAAERLPSKEPTPQQVFNDAHFDADVQQALDTLAPEFRAAVVLCDIEGLSYEEIAATLGVKLGTVRSRIHRGRSQLRKALAHRSPEARAERRSFVPRVPALGGGGASA; encoded by the coding sequence GTGCTCCGGCGCTTCCTCGGATCAGCGGGCAGGCCGACATCCGTGAACGACACCGCTGCTGACCACCACGCCGCCGGCTTCGCCCAGACCGCGACCTTCACCACCGACGCGGACGGGCAGGCGTGGACTCCGCCCACGTGGGAGGAGATCGTCAGCACGCACAGCGGCCGGGTCTACCGGCTCGCCTACCGTCTGACCGGCAACCAGCACGACGCGGAGGACCTCACGCAGGAGGTCTTCGTCCGCGTCTTCCGCTCCCTGTCGACCTACACGCCCGGCACCTTCGAGGGCTGGCTGCACCGCATCACCACGAACCTGTTCCTGGACATGGTCCGCCGCAAGCAGCGCATCCGCTTCGACGCCCTCGGCGAGGACGCGGCCGAGCGGCTGCCCAGCAAGGAGCCCACCCCCCAGCAGGTCTTCAACGACGCGCACTTCGACGCGGACGTCCAGCAGGCCCTCGACACCCTCGCCCCCGAGTTCCGCGCCGCGGTCGTCCTGTGCGACATCGAAGGACTGTCGTACGAGGAGATCGCCGCGACCCTCGGCGTCAAGCTCGGCACGGTCCGCTCGCGGATCCACCGCGGCCGCTCCCAGCTGCGCAAGGCCCTCGCGCACCGCTCCCCGGAGGCGCGCGCCGAGCGCCGCTCCTTCGTGCCCCGTGTTCCCGCCTTGGGAGGAGGGGGCGCGAGCGCGTGA